In one window of Candidatus Kinetoplastibacterium blastocrithidii (ex Strigomonas culicis) DNA:
- the bamD gene encoding outer membrane protein assembly factor BamD, with translation MIKKRLFYKFFEKIKFLFLLSIIIQIHGCALYAHKINLGIDNYNMKQLYELSKEEINRKNWKLAKYYINKITDSFSTEIIYQDALIDLIYINWQEGKYQESLSQISNFQKLYPRNPRIDHLLYIRGLINSTMDKSLFDLIKNEKTLLVKDNKKIISALQDFNEIITKFPDSKYSAQSRENIEVLNNMLAKNELNIAKYYYDNKILLAAINRAKKITEQTNNIYYKEASEIIEKSYHILSK, from the coding sequence ATGATTAAAAAACGTTTATTTTATAAATTTTTTGAAAAAATTAAATTTCTATTTTTACTATCAATAATAATACAAATACATGGATGTGCCTTATACGCACATAAAATTAATCTAGGTATTGATAATTATAATATGAAACAATTGTATGAATTATCAAAAGAAGAAATTAACAGAAAGAACTGGAAATTAGCAAAATACTACATAAATAAAATAACAGACAGTTTTAGCACAGAAATTATCTATCAAGATGCATTAATTGATCTTATATATATTAACTGGCAAGAAGGAAAATACCAAGAATCTTTGTCTCAAATTTCAAATTTTCAAAAATTATACCCAAGAAATCCAAGAATTGACCACTTGCTGTATATAAGAGGACTTATAAATTCTACTATGGATAAATCATTATTTGATCTTATAAAAAATGAAAAAACATTATTAGTAAAAGATAATAAAAAAATAATATCTGCTTTACAAGATTTCAATGAAATTATAACCAAATTCCCTGACAGCAAATATAGCGCACAATCAAGGGAAAATATAGAAGTATTAAATAATATGCTAGCAAAAAATGAACTAAATATAGCAAAGTACTATTATGACAATAAAATATTATTAGCGGCAATAAATCGTGCTAAAAAAATAACAGAACAAACAAATAACATATATTACAAAGAAGCGTCAGAAATTATTGAAAAATCATATCATATTCTAAGTAAATAG
- the lpdA gene encoding dihydrolipoyl dehydrogenase, with amino-acid sequence MSKQFDIVVIGAGPGGYIAAIRASQLGMSVACVDAWSNDLGKAAPGGTCTNVGCIPSKALLQSSEHFEQAGNHFKDHGIDIENLSLNLKKLISRKETVVKQNNEGIIYLFKKNNISFFHGVGSFSAQIEGGWCIKVDGSTNTEIIAKHVIIATGSSAREFPGLPFDEKVILSNDGALRIDSVPKKLGVIGGGVIGLEMGSVWRRLGASVTVLEAMPDFLMSADSQIAKEALKIFTKQGLDIQVGVNIDRVKIINDSVSISYKDNKGTDKELLVDKLIVSIGRLPYTDKLNASLVGLKIDDKGFICVDADCRTNLPNVWAIGDVVRGPMLAHKAEEEGVAVSERIAGQHGHVNFDTIPSVIYTSPEIAWVGKNEQQLKQDGHDFRVGTFPFLANGRARALGDTTGFVKIIADAKTDEVLGIHIIGPMASELISEAVTIMEFRGSAEDIARICHAHPTLSESLKEAALAVDKRSLNF; translated from the coding sequence ATGTCTAAACAATTTGATATAGTAGTCATAGGTGCCGGTCCTGGTGGTTATATTGCAGCTATCAGGGCTTCTCAGTTAGGTATGTCAGTAGCATGTGTAGATGCATGGAGTAATGATTTAGGTAAAGCAGCTCCTGGAGGTACTTGTACAAATGTTGGATGCATACCTTCAAAAGCTTTGTTACAGTCATCAGAGCACTTTGAGCAAGCTGGTAATCACTTTAAAGATCATGGTATTGATATTGAGAATTTATCTTTAAATCTTAAAAAGCTAATTTCTCGAAAAGAAACTGTTGTTAAACAAAATAATGAAGGTATTATTTATTTATTTAAGAAAAATAATATTAGTTTTTTTCATGGAGTTGGATCTTTTTCTGCTCAAATAGAGGGCGGTTGGTGCATAAAAGTTGATGGCTCTACTAATACAGAGATTATTGCTAAGCATGTTATTATAGCTACCGGATCTTCAGCTAGGGAGTTTCCAGGTCTTCCTTTTGATGAAAAGGTGATTCTATCAAATGACGGAGCTCTAAGAATAGATAGTGTTCCTAAGAAATTAGGAGTTATTGGAGGTGGTGTTATAGGCTTAGAAATGGGAAGCGTATGGCGTAGATTAGGAGCTAGTGTTACAGTATTAGAAGCTATGCCTGATTTTTTAATGTCTGCTGATAGTCAAATAGCTAAGGAAGCTTTGAAGATTTTTACAAAACAGGGATTAGATATTCAGGTTGGAGTAAATATAGACAGAGTCAAGATTATCAATGATTCAGTATCAATTAGTTACAAAGACAATAAAGGAACAGATAAAGAATTGCTAGTAGATAAGCTTATAGTTTCTATTGGGCGCTTGCCTTATACCGATAAACTAAATGCTTCTTTAGTAGGATTAAAGATTGACGATAAAGGTTTTATTTGCGTAGATGCAGATTGTAGAACTAATTTACCTAATGTCTGGGCTATAGGTGATGTAGTAAGAGGTCCTATGCTAGCACATAAAGCTGAGGAAGAGGGTGTTGCTGTTTCTGAGAGAATTGCTGGACAACATGGTCATGTAAATTTTGATACTATACCTTCTGTTATATATACATCTCCTGAGATTGCATGGGTTGGCAAAAATGAACAGCAGCTCAAACAAGATGGACATGATTTTAGAGTAGGAACATTCCCATTTTTAGCTAATGGCAGAGCGAGAGCTTTAGGAGATACTACTGGTTTTGTTAAAATTATTGCTGACGCTAAAACTGATGAGGTTTTAGGTATTCATATAATAGGTCCCATGGCTTCTGAGCTTATATCTGAAGCAGTAACCATTATGGAGTTTAGAGGCTCTGCAGAGGATATAGCAAGAATTTGTCATGCTCATCCAACTCTTTCTGAGTCTTTAAAAGAAGCAGCTTTGGCAGTTGATAAGCGTTCTTTGAATTTTTAA
- a CDS encoding 2-oxoglutarate dehydrogenase E1 component — translation MSSNKESLSTSYLFGGNAPYIEELYEAYLDNPGSVDDNWRQYFDKLQHSPAVDGSDCTRDQAHAPIVESFAQRAKTNSFVKSQSAPDLSIASKQVFVQSIIAAYRILGSNWADLDPLKRRERLEIPELNPSFYGLTEADLDQTYSASNTYFTTSSTMTLREIIKALRDTYCDTIGVEFMHISDPASKRWIQERMESSHGKDLLSSDNKRHILKQLTEAEGLERFLHTKYVGQKRFSLEGGESFIASMDSVVMHSSSLGIQEIIVGMAHRGRLNVLINILGKTPTDLFAEFEGKHSQALSDGDVKYHNGFSSDIATDSGPVHLSLAFNPSHLEIVNPVVEGSARARQERRHDISGKQILPVLVHGDSAFAGQGVVMETLNLAQTRGYGTGGTLHIVINNQIGFTTSDPRDARSTIYCTDVVKMIEAPVFHVNGDDPEAVVFVTKLALDYRMNFGRDVVVDIVCFRKLGHNEQDTPALTQPLMYKSITSHPGTRKLYADKLVAQNILTDEEPDELVKEYRKLLEDGHKTTEPVLTDYKSKYATDWAPFLNSKWTDYADTAVPVSELKRIGDIITKVPEGFNPHPLVTKVLNDRRNMANGNLNLDFGMGEHLAYATLLISGYSVRITGQDSGRGTFTHRHAVLHDQKRESWNDGTYIPLQNVSDSQAKFTVIDSVLSEEAVLGFEYGFSSSEPNTLTIWEAQFGDFANGAQVVIDQFISSGEAKWGRQSGLAMMLPHGYEGQGPEHSSGRIERFLQLCADNNIQVIQPTTGSQIFHVLRRQMIRQFRKPLVIFTPKSLLRNKDAASPLSDFSDGAFKMVIGETDESINAKLVKRILACSGKVYYDLLNARRDRSINNVAIIRIEQLYPFAHKSFETELQKYPNATEVIWVQDEPQNQGPWSYIHHHLYENMSYGQKLGYSGRNASASPAVGYMAKHQEQQKALIEQAFANKFKIMLVK, via the coding sequence ATGTCTTCGAATAAAGAATCACTGTCAACATCTTACTTATTTGGCGGAAATGCGCCGTATATAGAGGAGCTTTATGAAGCTTATCTTGATAATCCAGGATCTGTAGATGATAACTGGCGTCAGTATTTTGATAAATTGCAGCACTCCCCAGCAGTAGATGGTAGTGATTGCACTAGAGATCAGGCTCATGCTCCAATAGTTGAGTCATTTGCACAAAGAGCAAAAACAAATTCCTTTGTTAAATCGCAGTCTGCTCCAGATTTGTCTATTGCCTCTAAACAGGTTTTCGTACAGTCAATAATAGCTGCATATAGAATTTTGGGATCCAATTGGGCTGATCTTGATCCTTTGAAAAGAAGGGAGCGACTGGAAATACCAGAGTTGAATCCTTCTTTTTATGGATTAACAGAGGCTGACTTAGATCAGACTTACTCTGCAAGCAATACGTATTTTACAACTTCAAGTACAATGACATTACGTGAAATTATTAAGGCTTTGCGTGATACTTATTGTGATACTATCGGCGTTGAATTTATGCATATTTCTGATCCAGCTTCTAAAAGATGGATACAGGAACGCATGGAATCAAGTCATGGAAAAGATCTTTTGAGCTCTGATAATAAACGTCATATCCTAAAACAATTGACTGAAGCAGAGGGTCTTGAACGATTTTTGCATACTAAATACGTTGGACAGAAAAGATTTTCTTTAGAAGGTGGTGAAAGTTTCATAGCATCTATGGATTCTGTTGTTATGCACTCATCATCATTAGGTATTCAAGAAATTATAGTCGGAATGGCTCACCGTGGTAGGCTAAATGTTCTTATAAATATTTTAGGTAAAACCCCAACCGATTTGTTTGCCGAGTTTGAAGGCAAACATTCCCAGGCTTTAAGTGACGGGGATGTTAAGTATCACAATGGTTTTTCTAGTGATATAGCAACTGATAGCGGTCCTGTGCATTTATCGCTAGCTTTTAACCCTTCTCATTTAGAGATAGTAAATCCTGTTGTAGAAGGTAGTGCTAGAGCTAGACAGGAAAGACGCCACGATATCAGTGGTAAACAGATTTTACCAGTTCTTGTTCATGGAGACTCTGCATTTGCTGGGCAAGGTGTCGTTATGGAAACCTTAAATTTAGCTCAAACCAGAGGTTATGGTACTGGTGGTACTTTGCATATTGTTATAAACAATCAAATTGGTTTTACCACATCAGATCCTAGGGATGCACGTTCTACCATTTATTGTACAGATGTTGTAAAAATGATAGAAGCTCCAGTTTTTCATGTCAATGGAGATGATCCTGAAGCTGTGGTATTTGTCACAAAATTAGCTCTTGATTATAGAATGAATTTTGGACGTGATGTTGTTGTTGATATAGTTTGTTTCCGTAAGCTTGGACATAATGAACAAGACACTCCTGCGCTAACTCAACCTCTTATGTATAAAAGTATAACTAGTCATCCTGGAACTAGAAAATTATATGCAGATAAGCTTGTAGCTCAGAATATTCTAACTGATGAGGAGCCAGATGAATTAGTAAAAGAATATAGAAAGCTTCTAGAAGATGGTCACAAAACTACAGAACCTGTGCTCACAGATTACAAGAGTAAATATGCAACAGATTGGGCTCCGTTTTTAAATTCTAAATGGACTGATTATGCTGACACAGCAGTTCCTGTATCTGAGTTAAAACGCATAGGTGATATTATAACCAAAGTTCCAGAAGGATTTAACCCTCATCCATTAGTTACTAAAGTATTGAATGATAGACGCAATATGGCTAATGGTAATTTAAATTTAGATTTTGGAATGGGAGAGCATCTGGCTTATGCTACTTTGTTAATTTCTGGATATTCTGTGCGTATAACTGGACAAGATTCTGGTCGCGGTACTTTTACTCATAGGCATGCTGTATTGCATGATCAAAAGAGAGAGAGTTGGAATGATGGTACATATATACCATTGCAGAATGTATCGGATTCTCAGGCAAAATTTACTGTAATAGATTCAGTGTTATCTGAAGAGGCGGTTTTGGGATTCGAATATGGATTTTCGTCTTCTGAGCCAAATACTTTGACAATATGGGAAGCACAGTTCGGGGATTTTGCTAATGGGGCGCAAGTAGTTATAGATCAATTTATAAGTTCTGGTGAGGCTAAATGGGGACGTCAATCAGGTTTGGCTATGATGTTGCCTCATGGTTACGAGGGGCAGGGTCCTGAACATTCTTCTGGAAGAATTGAAAGATTTTTGCAGCTATGCGCTGATAATAACATACAGGTAATACAGCCTACTACAGGTTCACAGATATTTCATGTATTGCGTCGTCAGATGATAAGACAATTTCGTAAACCATTAGTTATATTCACACCAAAATCTCTGTTACGTAATAAAGATGCAGCTTCTCCTCTGTCTGATTTTTCTGATGGTGCGTTTAAGATGGTTATTGGAGAGACAGATGAATCGATAAATGCAAAATTGGTTAAACGTATCTTGGCTTGCTCAGGTAAGGTTTATTATGATTTGTTGAATGCACGTCGTGACCGATCAATTAATAATGTTGCAATTATTCGTATTGAGCAATTATATCCTTTTGCTCATAAGTCATTTGAAACTGAGCTGCAAAAATATCCCAACGCAACAGAAGTTATATGGGTTCAAGATGAGCCGCAAAATCAAGGTCCTTGGTCTTATATACATCATCACTTGTATGAAAATATGTCGTATGGCCAGAAATTAGGCTATTCTGGACGTAATGCCTCTGCTTCTCCTGCTGTTGGCTATATGGCAAAACACCAAGAGCAACAAAAGGCGTTAATAGAACAAGCATTTGCTAATAAATTTAAGATTATGTTAGTTAAGTAA
- the trpS gene encoding tryptophan--tRNA ligase, translating to MNSRVITGITTSGTLHLGNYAGAIRPAIQASLGSNVDSFFFLADYHALIKNQNPIRLLKSRMEIAAAWLAAGLDTDRVIFYRQSDIPEVLELSWILTCITSKGLMNRAHAYKSMTNQNLTKRIDIDDGITMGLFSYPILMAADILIFKANKVPVGQDQIQHLEMARDIAQRFNHTYKNNFFVLPEAVVAKNVATLPGLDGRKMSKSYNNTIPIFDDETRTLKSSIMKIITDSSQLNDPKNADESHIYLLYRAFSNENESESFKLKLNNGLAWGEAKKILYDKIEHELAPIREKYKKLIKDPEYIEKILTFGCFKARKIIKPIIEEIRDLIGIRNLEKVTLNNKEKLFNYKSSRKSRFLIYKDIEDKFKFRLISSDGTELIISNSLFNNPNEIISLLKKIKLDLINNIKNVDFDYISLLRLHSIEISDQYSKFGSDKDKIFLSKLIALLDSIKI from the coding sequence ATGAACAGTCGTGTTATAACTGGCATTACCACATCAGGTACTCTTCATTTAGGTAATTATGCGGGAGCTATTCGACCAGCTATACAAGCAAGTCTTGGATCTAATGTCGATTCATTTTTTTTTCTTGCTGATTACCATGCTTTAATTAAGAATCAGAATCCTATAAGGTTATTGAAATCTAGGATGGAAATAGCCGCTGCTTGGTTGGCTGCTGGCTTAGATACGGATCGTGTTATATTTTATCGACAATCTGATATACCAGAAGTCTTAGAGCTTTCTTGGATATTAACTTGCATAACATCCAAGGGATTAATGAATAGGGCTCATGCTTATAAGTCTATGACAAATCAAAATCTTACAAAAAGAATAGATATTGATGACGGTATTACGATGGGATTATTCTCTTATCCAATATTAATGGCTGCAGATATATTAATATTTAAGGCTAATAAAGTTCCTGTTGGACAAGATCAGATTCAACATTTGGAAATGGCTAGAGATATAGCACAAAGGTTTAATCATACATATAAGAATAATTTTTTTGTGTTGCCAGAAGCGGTTGTTGCAAAGAATGTAGCTACTTTGCCTGGTCTTGATGGTCGCAAGATGTCTAAAAGTTATAATAATACTATTCCAATTTTTGATGATGAAACAAGGACTTTAAAGTCATCTATAATGAAAATAATTACTGATTCTAGTCAGTTAAATGATCCTAAAAATGCAGATGAAAGTCATATTTATTTATTATATCGTGCATTTTCCAATGAAAATGAGTCCGAGAGTTTTAAATTAAAATTAAATAATGGTTTAGCCTGGGGAGAGGCTAAAAAAATCCTATATGACAAGATAGAGCATGAATTAGCACCTATTAGAGAAAAATATAAAAAACTTATTAAAGATCCAGAGTATATAGAAAAAATTTTGACTTTTGGTTGTTTCAAGGCTCGTAAAATAATAAAACCAATTATAGAGGAAATAAGGGATTTAATAGGAATTAGAAATCTAGAAAAGGTTACCTTAAATAATAAAGAAAAGTTATTTAACTATAAAAGTAGTAGAAAATCTCGTTTTTTAATTTATAAGGATATAGAAGATAAATTTAAGTTTCGTCTTATTTCTAGTGATGGTACTGAGCTTATTATATCTAATTCGTTATTTAATAATCCTAATGAAATAATATCATTACTAAAAAAAATTAAGTTGGATCTTATTAATAATATTAAAAACGTCGATTTTGATTATATTTCTCTATTGAGGCTTCATTCTATAGAGATTTCTGATCAATATAGTAAATTTGGTTCTGATAAAGATAAAATATTTTTATCGAAACTTATAGCTCTACTAGACTCTATAAAAATTTAA
- the odhB gene encoding 2-oxoglutarate dehydrogenase complex dihydrolipoyllysine-residue succinyltransferase: protein MAIQEVVVPQLSESVSEATMLSWKKSVGAFVESGEILIEIETDKVVLEVPAPSSGILVEIVMGDNSTVVSGELIAKIDTDAKPSVTDSKPSKQIQSTVNSDKIQNKDLKGVASPSASKILSEKGIEPSTVNGTGRDGRITKSDALISDKKTSSKTEEFAPSSLSLDGRSEQRVPMSRLRARIAERLIQSQQENAILTTFNEVNMQSVIDIRKQYKDKFEKEHGVKLGFMSFFVKAAVSALKKYPLINASIDGKDIIYHGYFDIGIAVGSPRGLVVPILRDADQLSIADIEKSIVDFGKRAADGKLSIEEMIGGTFSISNGGVFGSMLSTPIINPPQSAILGIHATKERAIVENGQIVIRPMNYLALSYDHRIIDGREAVLGLVAIKDALEDPQRLLLDL, encoded by the coding sequence ATGGCTATTCAAGAAGTAGTTGTACCCCAGTTGTCTGAGTCTGTCTCAGAAGCTACTATGTTGTCCTGGAAAAAGTCAGTTGGTGCTTTTGTTGAATCTGGTGAGATTTTAATTGAAATTGAAACAGATAAAGTTGTCCTAGAAGTTCCAGCTCCTTCCTCAGGTATTTTGGTAGAGATAGTGATGGGTGATAATAGTACAGTTGTTTCTGGCGAATTAATTGCAAAGATAGACACAGATGCGAAACCATCTGTCACTGATTCAAAACCAAGTAAGCAAATTCAAAGTACTGTTAATTCTGATAAGATTCAGAATAAAGATTTGAAAGGGGTTGCTTCACCATCAGCCTCAAAAATTTTGTCAGAGAAAGGTATAGAGCCTTCTACTGTAAATGGCACTGGAAGGGATGGTCGCATAACAAAATCTGATGCTTTGATATCTGATAAAAAAACATCATCAAAGACAGAGGAATTTGCACCGTCCTCACTGTCATTAGATGGACGTTCTGAGCAACGCGTGCCTATGAGTAGATTGCGCGCTCGTATTGCTGAACGTCTTATTCAGTCTCAACAAGAAAATGCTATTCTGACTACATTCAATGAAGTCAATATGCAATCTGTTATAGATATTAGGAAACAGTATAAGGATAAGTTTGAAAAGGAACATGGTGTTAAGCTTGGCTTCATGTCTTTCTTTGTTAAAGCTGCCGTTTCTGCATTGAAGAAATATCCTTTGATAAATGCTTCCATAGATGGTAAAGATATAATATATCATGGGTATTTTGATATAGGTATAGCTGTCGGCAGTCCTAGAGGACTTGTGGTTCCTATACTTCGTGATGCAGATCAGCTATCTATTGCCGATATAGAAAAATCTATTGTTGATTTTGGGAAACGAGCAGCAGATGGTAAACTTAGCATAGAAGAAATGATTGGTGGAACTTTTTCTATATCAAATGGTGGAGTGTTTGGGTCTATGCTATCTACTCCTATAATCAACCCTCCACAATCTGCCATTCTAGGCATACATGCAACTAAAGAGCGTGCTATAGTTGAGAACGGGCAAATTGTTATTCGTCCAATGAATTATCTAGCTTTATCTTATGACCATAGAATAATAGATGGTAGAGAAGCTGTTTTAGGGTTGGTAGCTATTAAGGATGCTTTAGAAGATCCTCAACGTCTTTTATTGGATTTGTAG
- the ubiG gene encoding bifunctional 2-polyprenyl-6-hydroxyphenol methylase/3-demethylubiquinol 3-O-methyltransferase UbiG, with protein MKETNVYHSEIDKFNRMAEEWWDKSGNMKTLHEINILRLDWILRLLTDIKNKSILDIGCGGGILSESLAALGAEVTGIDLADNLIKIANSHSSKNFIDVNYRNISAEELSRTEKNSYDVIVCMEMLEHVPEPASIIKSCSSLVKDGGSVFFSTINRNLKSFIFSIIGAEYILKLLPVGTHKYELFIKPSELVNQARMFNLELMDLVGLSYNPINGKFYLSDNVNVNYFISFRKNI; from the coding sequence TTGAAAGAAACTAATGTCTATCATTCAGAAATTGACAAATTTAACAGAATGGCTGAAGAATGGTGGGATAAAAGTGGAAACATGAAGACTCTTCATGAAATAAATATTTTACGATTAGATTGGATATTAAGATTATTAACTGATATTAAAAACAAAAGCATATTAGATATAGGTTGCGGAGGTGGAATATTATCAGAAAGTTTGGCTGCATTGGGAGCCGAAGTTACTGGAATAGATTTAGCTGATAACTTAATAAAGATAGCAAATTCTCACAGTTCAAAAAATTTTATTGATGTTAACTATAGAAACATATCTGCAGAAGAACTATCAAGAACAGAAAAAAATAGCTACGACGTTATAGTATGTATGGAAATGCTAGAGCATGTTCCAGAACCTGCTTCTATAATAAAATCTTGTTCGTCTCTAGTAAAAGATGGGGGTAGTGTTTTTTTCTCCACAATAAATAGAAACTTGAAATCTTTTATATTTAGCATTATTGGAGCAGAGTATATTTTAAAACTACTTCCTGTTGGAACACATAAATATGAATTATTTATAAAACCAAGTGAATTAGTAAATCAAGCAAGAATGTTTAATCTTGAGCTTATGGATTTGGTCGGCTTATCATATAACCCTATTAATGGAAAATTTTATTTATCTGATAATGTTAATGTAAATTACTTTATATCTTTTAGAAAAAACATATAA
- a CDS encoding RluA family pseudouridine synthase encodes MSLSENKSLYKQIKIPKDCKKDRLDKILSSLMPQYSREKLKNWIKNNHIYVNGVTAKVRQIVNPHDIIYVNEQPLPETMSFKAEDIKINIVDEKQDWIIVNKSHGLVTHPGSGNWRGTLLNAILHRYPELSIVPRAGIVHRLDKNTSGLMVIARNEISQIHFIRNMQSRNILRIYIAIVHGHLPNFKTINMDIGRDRVSRIKMSVKNPIAGRNAITYCTAVRRGLINGYKVTQLICKLETGRTHQIRVHLSSIGHPVVGDILYGGKKILGLERQMLHACFLSFPDLDGKEQSFFIPPPGDILIALEAINTTIEAGGAGGI; translated from the coding sequence ATGTCGTTATCTGAGAACAAATCATTATACAAGCAAATTAAAATCCCGAAGGATTGTAAGAAAGATAGATTAGATAAGATTCTATCTTCTTTGATGCCGCAATACTCACGAGAAAAATTAAAAAATTGGATAAAAAATAATCACATTTATGTCAATGGGGTAACAGCAAAAGTTCGTCAAATTGTTAATCCTCACGATATTATCTACGTTAATGAGCAACCTTTGCCAGAAACAATGTCATTTAAAGCAGAAGATATTAAAATAAACATTGTAGACGAAAAACAAGATTGGATAATAGTAAACAAATCACATGGCTTGGTAACTCATCCAGGATCCGGTAATTGGAGAGGCACTCTCTTAAATGCTATTTTACATAGATATCCAGAATTATCAATTGTTCCTAGGGCGGGTATAGTGCATAGGCTAGATAAAAATACTTCTGGACTCATGGTTATCGCTAGAAATGAAATTTCACAAATTCATTTCATAAGAAATATGCAGTCACGTAATATTTTGAGAATATATATAGCTATTGTACATGGGCATTTGCCAAATTTTAAAACTATAAATATGGATATTGGCAGAGATCGAGTAAGCAGAATAAAGATGAGTGTAAAAAATCCTATAGCTGGTAGAAATGCTATTACATATTGTACTGCTGTAAGAAGGGGCTTAATAAATGGATATAAAGTTACACAGCTCATTTGTAAACTGGAAACAGGAAGAACTCATCAAATAAGAGTTCATTTATCTAGTATAGGTCATCCGGTAGTAGGCGATATATTATATGGTGGCAAGAAAATTTTAGGGTTGGAAAGACAAATGTTACATGCCTGTTTTTTATCATTTCCAGACTTAGACGGGAAAGAACAGAGTTTTTTTATACCTCCACCAGGAGATATCTTAATTGCTTTAGAGGCTATAAATACTACAATTGAGGCTGGTGGAGCCGGGGGGATTTGA
- a CDS encoding OmpA family protein, which produces MNKSSKLAMFIALATIASSGSAYAQKTDNCWHGSFGNIIKNGTNELCWKNNIVNTQDNFVNLSINRNKTETVVKKSIFFDFDSSSIKPESRILLDETIDYYKSKKNNIKKITSIGHSDSIGNELYNQKLSERRAVEAKKYLVENGIDSEKLEIHYYGSKKPIASNETSEGRSKNRRVDILITSEKNRS; this is translated from the coding sequence ATGAACAAATCATCTAAGTTAGCTATGTTTATTGCCCTAGCTACCATTGCTTCCTCAGGTAGTGCTTATGCACAAAAAACAGATAACTGTTGGCATGGGTCATTTGGAAACATAATAAAAAATGGAACAAATGAGCTATGCTGGAAAAACAACATAGTAAATACACAAGACAATTTTGTGAATCTATCCATCAATAGAAACAAGACAGAAACCGTAGTCAAGAAAAGTATATTTTTTGATTTTGACAGCTCAAGCATTAAGCCAGAAAGTCGTATCCTACTGGATGAAACTATCGATTACTATAAGAGCAAAAAAAACAATATCAAAAAGATTACATCTATTGGTCATTCTGATTCTATTGGTAACGAATTATATAACCAAAAATTGTCTGAACGTAGGGCTGTTGAAGCAAAAAAATATTTAGTAGAAAATGGTATAGATTCTGAAAAATTAGAAATTCATTATTATGGATCAAAAAAACCAATTGCTTCTAATGAAACATCAGAAGGAAGATCTAAAAATCGCAGAGTAGATATTCTCATCACCTCAGAAAAAAATAGAAGCTAA